One part of the Thermodesulfobacteriota bacterium genome encodes these proteins:
- a CDS encoding glycosyltransferase, whose amino-acid sequence MVAAWMIEALKKDNSVSILTWKHPDFEEVNRFYGTSLNESELGVHSVNPALRSIIDLDPDPATIQRQSYLMRLSKKLNSKYDVVISAENEIDLGCRGIQYFHYPYLYGKIKPDIDLPRHRRFWETLKGSYRPWMLLSGFSYSRMVNNLTLVNSDWTGNKVREFYGISPITLYPPIPGTFPDIHWNNRENGFVCIGRFCPGKNFETIIKILTKVRARIPDIHLHVIGTPSPFAGENEYYSKLMRVVRENSPWVLLHENLSREKLINLISRHRYGIHANIEEHFGIAVGEMIKAGCIVFVHNSGGQVEIVGGDERLVYRTEGEAVEKIVRVMGNPDEQMSLIDYLNSRKEMFSTERFMRDIQEIVRQFQGDK is encoded by the coding sequence ATGGTTGCGGCATGGATGATAGAAGCGCTGAAAAAGGATAATTCCGTCTCCATCTTGACCTGGAAACATCCTGATTTCGAAGAGGTAAACCGATTTTATGGCACTTCGTTAAACGAGTCTGAACTCGGTGTCCACTCCGTCAACCCTGCTTTACGTAGCATTATAGACTTAGACCCTGATCCCGCAACTATTCAGAGGCAGAGCTACCTGATGCGCTTATCCAAGAAATTGAACAGCAAATATGATGTAGTAATTTCCGCCGAGAATGAAATAGACCTGGGGTGTCGGGGAATACAGTATTTTCACTATCCTTATTTGTACGGAAAGATTAAGCCAGATATTGATTTGCCACGTCATCGAAGGTTCTGGGAAACTTTGAAGGGCAGTTACAGGCCCTGGATGCTGCTCTCCGGGTTTTCCTATAGTCGAATGGTAAATAATCTTACACTTGTTAACTCAGATTGGACTGGGAATAAGGTTAGGGAATTTTACGGGATTAGCCCTATAACACTTTATCCTCCGATTCCTGGTACATTCCCCGATATTCATTGGAATAATAGGGAAAACGGATTTGTCTGTATCGGGAGATTCTGCCCCGGGAAGAATTTTGAAACGATAATAAAGATTCTTACGAAGGTCAGAGCGAGAATTCCGGATATTCATTTACATGTCATTGGAACCCCTAGCCCATTCGCAGGTGAGAATGAATATTACTCAAAGCTTATGAGAGTTGTGAGAGAAAATTCACCTTGGGTTCTTTTACACGAAAACTTATCGAGAGAGAAGCTTATAAATCTGATTTCCAGGCACAGGTACGGAATTCACGCAAACATAGAGGAACATTTTGGGATTGCAGTAGGGGAGATGATCAAAGCGGGGTGTATAGTCTTTGTTCATAACAGCGGGGGACAGGTGGAGATTGTTGGAGGGGATGAACGTTTGGTTTATAGGACTGAAGGGGAAGCAGTCGAGAAGATTGTGCGCGTGATGGGCAATCCGGATGAGCAAATGTCATTAATTGATTACTTGAACTCAAGGAAAGAAATGTTCTCAACAGAGAGATTCATGCGTGATATTCAGGAAATCGTAAGGCAATTCCAGGGGGATAAATGA
- a CDS encoding glycosyltransferase family 4 protein translates to MKKVLLVQSTLQPPGGGNAVAVWIIEALKGEYDISVLTSAPPNVDLLNRYYGTSLSPSDFKVYCVPRLLRRLADLDRFGVQRISLLMRICKIVKDRFDVVITASNEIDFGRKGIQYVHYPWLHIHEKRRPSAVDLPWYQHLWTLVCGRYQPWRVISGYSFESMKKNLTLVNSDWTGSKCREFYGIETMTVYPPVPGLFPDVPWEDRENGFVCIGRISGEKRLENIIDILSEVRSHGEDIHLHIIGTPGYDMSYYKRVVKKVRDNASWVFLNENLSREELIRLISGHRYGIHGMPREHFGIAVAEMLKAGCIVFVPNCGGQVEIVGRDDRLLYETDKEAVEKILCVMGNSDEQKSLRDYLTSRKEMFSSETFMCRIREIVRRS, encoded by the coding sequence ATGAAGAAAGTTCTACTTGTCCAATCCACACTGCAACCCCCGGGCGGCGGTAACGCAGTTGCCGTCTGGATCATCGAGGCACTAAAGGGGGAGTATGATATATCGGTACTGACCAGTGCCCCGCCCAATGTTGACCTGCTTAATCGGTATTATGGGACATCTCTCAGCCCGTCCGATTTCAAGGTTTACTGTGTGCCTCGGCTCTTGCGCCGTCTGGCTGATCTCGATCGCTTCGGTGTACAAAGGATCTCTCTTCTCATGCGTATCTGTAAGATTGTGAAGGATAGATTTGACGTTGTCATCACCGCAAGTAACGAGATTGACTTTGGACGCAAAGGAATCCAGTACGTTCACTATCCCTGGCTACATATACATGAGAAAAGACGCCCATCGGCTGTCGATCTTCCATGGTATCAACACCTATGGACCCTAGTCTGTGGACGATACCAGCCCTGGAGAGTCATATCCGGCTATTCATTTGAGAGTATGAAAAAGAACCTCACCTTGGTAAATTCCGACTGGACCGGAAGCAAGTGCAGAGAATTTTATGGAATTGAGACGATGACGGTATATCCTCCAGTTCCCGGTCTCTTTCCGGATGTGCCCTGGGAGGATAGAGAGAATGGTTTTGTATGCATTGGGAGGATTTCTGGTGAGAAGAGATTAGAGAATATAATAGATATATTGTCGGAAGTGAGGTCGCATGGTGAGGATATTCATTTACACATCATTGGAACCCCGGGTTATGACATGAGTTACTACAAACGGGTAGTTAAGAAGGTACGAGATAATGCATCTTGGGTTTTTCTAAATGAGAATCTATCGCGTGAGGAACTCATACGACTCATCTCAGGGCACAGGTATGGGATTCATGGAATGCCACGTGAGCACTTTGGTATTGCCGTTGCCGAGATGCTAAAGGCGGGCTGTATTGTATTTGTTCCTAATTGTGGCGGACAGGTGGAAATCGTAGGAAGGGATGATCGGCTGTTATACGAGACAGACAAGGAGGCAGTCGAAAAGATCTTATGTGTAATGGGCAATTCGGATGAGCAGAAATCGCTCCGCGATTATCTAACTTCGAGAAAGGAGATGTTTTCCTCAGAGACATTCATGTGCCGCATCCGGGAAATAGTAAGGCGATCCTAG
- a CDS encoding sulfotransferase domain-containing protein: protein MIRQEDKPLTNALDHINLIKSHTFNPEYIDIVYIIRDGRNAMISNLYMEFLWGGHNFSKPRDIYEGIRYLSEKGHFWGDHVREALYESAKKNVLFIRYEDLINNPSDTLKKILNFMDVDLPNDTIGRCIGLAKERKSYFENPHNGYVYEPEEDSIYYLLKKHRAQDYWKVIFDDKTKRYFHERGGTEFLLRFGYEKSEDWWKR, encoded by the coding sequence GTGATACGTCAGGAGGATAAACCCCTAACGAACGCCTTAGATCATATTAACTTAATTAAAAGCCATACATTTAATCCCGAATATATAGATATAGTGTATATCATCAGGGACGGACGCAATGCCATGATCTCTAACCTTTATATGGAGTTTCTTTGGGGAGGTCATAATTTCTCCAAACCGAGGGATATATATGAAGGAATACGTTATCTATCCGAGAAGGGACATTTCTGGGGAGACCACGTTAGAGAAGCACTATATGAGTCTGCCAAAAAGAACGTGTTATTTATTAGATACGAGGACTTAATAAATAACCCTTCAGATACACTGAAGAAGATATTAAATTTCATGGATGTGGATTTGCCCAATGATACCATCGGTAGATGTATCGGGCTTGCTAAAGAGAGAAAATCCTATTTTGAAAATCCTCATAATGGATATGTGTATGAACCGGAAGAGGATTCAATATATTACCTCTTGAAGAAACACAGGGCTCAGGATTATTGGAAAGTTATATTTGACGATAAAACAAAAAGGTATTTCCATGAAAGGGGAGGCACAGAGTTTCTGCTGAGATTTGGATATGAAAAGTCGGAGGATTGGTGGAAACGCTAA
- a CDS encoding glycosyltransferase, with protein MVSEAYYNVALLKWDDSPGDIESAIHYELTNLGHRTVYFKFDEAIPRGVDVVFSFAPYREFLQIPRQLDGVPSKERPTFVHWNTEGLVNLSIPYRVGMVIGAFRSWVGRLNDSNRSLAKTLLRYSPLYLINSGMRGSLRLGDYYYAHRRGWLDVFADISAVYARGFSEHGLPAIHAPFGASPLWYADLNLERDIDVLWMGMRGTRRRSKILDQLQEKLNTCGVRFHIADGIKNPFIFGEARTRLLNRAKITVNILRTWWSENSLRFAFAAPNRSLIVSERVLPHSPAYKPGIHYVSVPVEKLAESILYYLDHQEERLRIVENAYHFATKEMTFGNSIRVIMEAVNKKRVAIA; from the coding sequence ATGGTTTCAGAAGCATATTACAATGTAGCGCTCCTTAAATGGGATGATAGTCCCGGGGATATAGAATCCGCGATCCACTACGAATTAACTAATCTAGGACATCGAACGGTTTATTTCAAATTCGACGAGGCGATTCCTCGGGGCGTAGATGTCGTATTCTCATTTGCGCCATATCGTGAATTCTTACAAATTCCGCGCCAGCTCGACGGTGTGCCTAGTAAGGAACGACCGACCTTCGTGCACTGGAATACAGAGGGACTCGTTAATCTCAGCATACCGTACCGGGTGGGTATGGTAATCGGGGCCTTCCGTTCCTGGGTAGGGCGGTTAAATGATTCCAACAGAAGCTTGGCTAAAACCCTGTTGCGTTATTCGCCTCTGTATTTAATAAACTCTGGCATGCGGGGGTCTCTGCGTTTAGGAGACTACTATTATGCCCATCGGAGGGGTTGGCTCGACGTTTTTGCGGACATATCCGCCGTATATGCCAGGGGGTTTTCCGAGCACGGCTTGCCCGCGATCCATGCCCCTTTCGGTGCGTCTCCGCTCTGGTATGCGGATCTCAACCTTGAACGGGATATAGATGTCCTATGGATGGGTATGCGTGGAACGAGGCGCCGGAGTAAAATACTCGACCAATTGCAGGAGAAGCTAAATACCTGTGGTGTGCGGTTTCATATAGCCGATGGAATCAAAAACCCCTTTATTTTCGGAGAAGCACGCACCCGACTTTTGAACCGCGCAAAAATCACAGTAAACATCCTCAGAACCTGGTGGTCTGAGAATTCACTCAGGTTTGCTTTTGCCGCTCCAAACAGGTCTCTGATTGTTTCAGAGAGGGTTCTACCGCACTCCCCCGCCTATAAGCCGGGCATCCATTATGTCTCGGTGCCTGTGGAGAAGCTGGCGGAGTCCATACTTTACTATCTGGATCACCAGGAAGAGAGGCTTCGTATCGTCGAGAACGCCTACCATTTTGCTACAAAGGAAATGACGTTCGGAAACAGCATCAGGGTCATCATGGAGGCCGTGAATAAGAAGCGAGTGGCTATAGCTTAG